One region of Thiorhodovibrio frisius genomic DNA includes:
- a CDS encoding ATP-binding protein, translating to MDWIDVLQRIQAGEDAQTELGRFRSFGDKDWQEAVCAFANTEGGLVVLGVTDDRAIDGVPLDPQQVQERLSNALHNSFNAAIQARLGCHQDPNGWVHWIEVARVRGPEPLRHKGRVLVRGNRGNREPSATELQELYNTFGLVFTEERVIPGTSTGDIDAGAFRAYMQRRGVDLDGEYLPLEVDLFNREILDRDFNGDLRATLFGLMCFGKAPQQCAPTRNLWVDCVAYAGIDRGDDVMLAGEGRGRLDEQVAHAEAWLKALGRHERYAGMQRADLWPVPLPAFRECVVNAVAHRDYAILGSRILVELFDDRLVVTSPGALPNHKRPESVLAGGTPRSRNEAMASFLFDLGLMEQRGSGYPRMTRAMRQFNGTAPNLEQDREERWVRVTLWRTPPETVA from the coding sequence ATGGACTGGATCGACGTGCTTCAAAGAATCCAGGCTGGGGAAGACGCTCAGACCGAATTAGGCCGCTTTCGGTCATTTGGCGATAAGGATTGGCAAGAGGCCGTTTGCGCCTTCGCGAATACGGAAGGCGGACTCGTCGTCCTCGGCGTCACCGACGACCGAGCTATCGACGGCGTGCCGCTGGATCCGCAGCAGGTGCAGGAGCGCCTCAGCAATGCCCTGCACAACAGCTTCAACGCTGCGATTCAGGCCCGGCTGGGGTGCCACCAAGACCCAAACGGATGGGTCCACTGGATCGAGGTCGCTCGTGTCCGTGGCCCCGAGCCGCTCCGGCACAAGGGTCGCGTGCTTGTACGCGGGAATCGCGGCAACCGCGAACCATCGGCGACCGAGTTGCAGGAGTTATACAACACTTTTGGCCTGGTCTTTACCGAGGAGCGTGTGATCCCGGGCACCAGCACTGGTGACATCGACGCCGGGGCGTTCCGGGCTTACATGCAGCGCAGGGGCGTGGATCTGGATGGAGAATATCTGCCGTTAGAGGTAGACCTGTTCAACCGTGAGATCCTTGACCGCGACTTCAACGGTGACTTACGGGCGACCCTGTTCGGCCTGATGTGCTTTGGCAAGGCACCTCAGCAATGCGCCCCGACGCGCAACCTCTGGGTCGATTGCGTCGCTTACGCCGGCATTGACCGGGGTGACGATGTCATGCTCGCCGGTGAGGGGCGTGGTCGATTGGATGAGCAGGTCGCACACGCCGAGGCTTGGCTCAAAGCCCTTGGGCGCCATGAGCGCTATGCCGGGATGCAGCGCGCGGATCTCTGGCCGGTACCGCTGCCCGCATTCCGGGAGTGCGTCGTCAACGCTGTGGCGCATCGAGACTACGCTATTCTCGGTTCGCGGATACTGGTGGAGCTTTTCGACGACCGACTCGTCGTCACCAGTCCGGGCGCCTTGCCGAACCACAAGCGACCCGAGTCGGTACTCGCTGGCGGCACACCGCGCTCCCGTAATGAAGCGATGGCGAGCTTCCTGTTCGATCTTGGCCTGATGGAACAGCGCGGCAGTGGTTATCCGCGTATGACGCGCGCGATGCGGCAATTCAATGGCACTGCGCCCAACCTGGAGCAGGATCGCGAAGAACGCTGGGTTCGGGTGACACTGTGGCGGACACCGCCGGAAACGGTCGCATAG
- a CDS encoding type II toxin-antitoxin system TacA family antitoxin — translation MLSSEPKQSTRIGARLPPDVLRTLHCAADLTGATLSQFLVQAALKEAQVVIEHEQRLRLSPRDTERLLDLLEHPPLPNSALAAAQSRYETLKRNADSASDWPA, via the coding sequence GTGCTCTCCAGCGAACCAAAACAATCCACTCGAATCGGTGCCCGTTTGCCGCCCGATGTCTTACGGACGCTGCATTGCGCTGCTGACCTCACCGGTGCCACACTCAGTCAGTTCCTCGTACAGGCCGCGCTCAAGGAGGCTCAAGTGGTCATTGAGCACGAACAGCGTTTGCGCTTATCGCCGCGAGATACTGAACGTCTGCTGGATTTGCTTGAACATCCACCATTGCCAAACTCGGCACTCGCCGCCGCCCAAAGCCGTTACGAGACACTGAAGCGCAATGCTGATTCAGCCTCTGACTGGCCAGCATGA
- a CDS encoding protein kinase domain-containing protein, which produces MDTNPAALCPGCFQSKGHANPCPHCGFDETAPRPVQALPVRTLLHDQFIVGRVLGKPGGFGITYLAWDRLLEATVAIKEYLPRELVVRAQDSCTLHPHSSDETNLFRYGLEQFLAEARTLAKLDHPNLVRVRHFFEANGTAYLVMDFYQGCSLTEHLARLPDSRMSEPDALALMQPILDGLRAVHAKGFLHRDIKPQNIYLAQTETGGVRPILLDFGTARQAMGEHSRSLSVIISPGYAPFEQYHRKGQQGPATDIYGAAAVLYRMLTGAAPPEATERMASDELHPAAEFGVSPPVSAALTQALHMQMDARPVSVEAFQQMLQPSVALAKDKPPAPPSGEQQRQGQVEDQHQKRQPQAAPKPPPAGRRLPLIGVAVLISLLVGALGVLIAITMTSPPSSTPSPPKLAQRYQDHGDGTLTDLSTGLQWMRCSLGQNWTEATCAGSADEMTWDSIMPNGQQKTWPEFASFSDWRVPAIDELKTLIDCSSGQPDDWKVTDSACDGNDIQPTINSEAFPDTPSTSFWSASPSAPDSAYAWSISFSSGNVGNYHKTYGFAVRLLRGGH; this is translated from the coding sequence ATGGACACCAACCCAGCCGCACTCTGCCCCGGCTGCTTCCAGTCCAAAGGGCATGCGAACCCCTGCCCGCACTGCGGCTTTGACGAGACCGCCCCGCGCCCGGTGCAAGCGCTGCCCGTGCGCACATTGCTCCATGACCAGTTCATCGTCGGTCGCGTGCTCGGCAAGCCGGGCGGCTTTGGCATCACCTACCTGGCCTGGGACCGGCTGCTTGAAGCCACCGTCGCCATTAAGGAATACCTGCCGCGCGAACTGGTGGTGCGCGCCCAAGACAGCTGCACCCTGCATCCGCACAGCAGCGACGAAACCAACCTGTTCCGCTACGGCCTGGAGCAATTCCTCGCCGAGGCGCGCACGCTTGCCAAGCTCGACCATCCCAATCTGGTGCGGGTGCGCCATTTCTTCGAGGCCAACGGTACCGCCTATCTGGTCATGGACTTCTACCAGGGCTGCTCGCTCACCGAGCATTTGGCACGCCTACCCGACAGTCGCATGAGCGAGCCAGACGCGCTCGCGCTAATGCAGCCAATCCTCGACGGCCTGCGCGCGGTTCATGCCAAGGGCTTCCTGCATCGCGACATCAAGCCGCAGAACATCTACCTGGCCCAGACCGAAACCGGCGGCGTGCGCCCGATTCTGCTCGACTTTGGCACCGCGCGGCAGGCGATGGGGGAACACTCGCGATCATTGTCGGTGATCATCAGTCCGGGCTATGCGCCTTTTGAGCAATACCATCGCAAAGGTCAGCAAGGGCCAGCGACGGACATCTATGGCGCCGCAGCCGTGCTGTACCGGATGCTGACAGGCGCGGCACCACCGGAAGCAACAGAGCGCATGGCGAGCGATGAATTGCACCCAGCGGCGGAGTTTGGCGTGAGTCCGCCGGTTAGCGCGGCGCTGACTCAGGCGCTGCACATGCAAATGGACGCGCGGCCAGTATCAGTCGAGGCTTTTCAGCAGATGCTCCAGCCGTCGGTTGCGCTTGCCAAGGATAAGCCGCCAGCCCCACCGAGCGGCGAGCAACAGCGACAGGGGCAAGTAGAAGACCAACACCAGAAACGACAACCCCAGGCTGCGCCAAAGCCACCGCCTGCCGGACGTCGCCTGCCCTTGATTGGCGTCGCAGTCCTCATCAGTCTTCTAGTGGGCGCCCTCGGTGTTCTCATCGCCATCACCATGACTTCGCCACCCTCCTCTACACCATCTCCACCCAAGTTGGCACAGCGTTACCAAGATCATGGCGACGGTACCCTGACCGATCTCAGCACCGGCTTGCAGTGGATGCGCTGTAGCCTTGGGCAGAACTGGACCGAAGCGACCTGTGCTGGATCGGCAGACGAGATGACCTGGGATTCAATCATGCCAAACGGACAACAGAAGACTTGGCCCGAATTTGCCAGTTTCAGCGATTGGCGGGTCCCGGCAATCGATGAACTGAAGACGCTTATCGACTGTTCGAGCGGTCAACCCGATGATTGGAAGGTCACGGATAGCGCTTGCGACGGCAATGATATCCAACCGACAATTAACTCCGAAGCCTTTCCTGACACGCCATCCACCTCCTTCTGGTCAGCCTCGCCAAGCGCCCCCGACTCGGCCTACGCATGGAGTATCAGCTTCAGCAGTGGCAACGTCGGCAATTACCATAAGACCTATGGCTTTGCCGTGCGGTTATTACGCGGCGGACACTGA
- a CDS encoding trypsin-like peptidase domain-containing protein, which produces MTKPRIDLRTAAALVLALTALSTLLTSTPLRASDDATRAHMDAATLRVLCLSEDGTELGTGSGFVIGDGRHVVTNWHVVDCTAAAGQAAVLISATERDERDPASEPVVGVRVVSSDTNRDLAILALDRPLRRPAVTFASAATVRKLDPVVAYGFPGVADREDAGDLADPSATTGVVSRIDPAAPGADLPRLIQLDAAINPGNSGGPLFDAAGRVIGINTMKALTEVATTDPDSDGTPVRVPLGEGIGWAVVSDELLPYLDRLGIPYRVESTRPEAAGHALSGGVWLTIAALALGLMVLTLLARRARSATPSTAVRQSSVRAPQPAAAPAQTPPGQAQLHGLAGPYAGVKIPLGAEPLAIGRDPAMAKLVIPPTFGRVSKRHALISYDRPTRQFRVEDCWSSHGTFVNGEPLPPGGSTTLAPGGRVDLATAEVAFEVLLT; this is translated from the coding sequence ATGACCAAACCACGCATCGACTTGCGCACCGCAGCGGCACTGGTATTGGCGCTGACAGCACTCAGCACCCTGCTCACCAGCACGCCGCTGCGCGCCAGCGACGACGCCACCCGCGCGCACATGGATGCGGCAACGCTGCGGGTGCTGTGCCTGAGCGAAGATGGCACGGAGCTCGGCACTGGATCAGGCTTCGTCATTGGCGATGGTCGTCACGTCGTCACCAATTGGCATGTGGTCGACTGCACTGCCGCGGCGGGACAGGCTGCGGTACTGATCTCTGCAACCGAGCGTGACGAGCGCGACCCTGCCAGCGAGCCGGTGGTCGGGGTCCGGGTCGTCAGCTCGGATACGAATCGCGATCTGGCCATTCTGGCACTGGATCGACCACTGCGCCGCCCGGCGGTCACCTTTGCGAGTGCGGCCACCGTGCGCAAGCTCGACCCGGTCGTCGCCTATGGATTTCCTGGTGTGGCCGACCGCGAAGACGCCGGCGATCTGGCCGATCCGAGTGCGACCACTGGCGTCGTCAGTCGCATCGACCCGGCGGCACCGGGTGCCGATCTGCCTCGGCTGATCCAGCTCGACGCCGCCATCAATCCCGGCAACTCCGGCGGGCCGCTGTTCGACGCCGCTGGCCGCGTGATCGGCATCAACACCATGAAGGCACTGACGGAGGTCGCCACCACCGACCCGGATTCCGATGGCACGCCGGTGCGGGTGCCGCTCGGCGAGGGCATCGGCTGGGCCGTGGTCAGCGATGAACTGCTGCCCTATCTAGATCGTCTCGGGATCCCTTATCGGGTGGAATCCACCCGGCCAGAGGCCGCTGGCCATGCCCTATCCGGCGGCGTCTGGCTGACCATCGCCGCGCTGGCGCTGGGCCTGATGGTCTTGACCCTGCTTGCCCGCCGCGCTCGCTCTGCCACCCCGAGCACCGCCGTCCGCCAGTCGAGCGTACGCGCTCCGCAGCCCGCCGCAGCGCCAGCACAAACGCCGCCCGGACAGGCGCAACTGCACGGCCTCGCCGGCCCCTATGCCGGCGTCAAGATTCCGCTCGGTGCCGAGCCTCTTGCCATCGGCCGCGATCCGGCCATGGCGAAACTGGTGATTCCACCCACTTTTGGTCGAGTCAGTAAACGCCATGCGCTGATCAGCTATGATCGCCCGACACGCCAGTTTCGGGTCGAGGACTGCTGGTCCTCCCACGGCACCTTTGTGAATGGCGAGCCGCTGCCGCCCGGTGGTTCGACCACCCTGGCGCCGGGCGGCCGCGTCGATCTGGCAACGGCTGAGGTCGCTTTCGAGGTACTTTTGACATGA
- a CDS encoding PP2C family protein-serine/threonine phosphatase has product MTTLTFRTAQLSVAGGRTLNEDALGQGEGIWVLADGLGGHGGGEIASRLAVNAVLATTQVASTGLPDLTEIIAAAHQALVDGQQEAARLVAMRTTLVLLCSDGRNARWAHVGDSRLYGFRAGHLWVQTADHSVPQVLALAGEITLEQIRGHADRNRLLRCLGQERPPKPALSEATVALQPGDVFLLCSDGFWEWVDEEEMQQTLAETSEPTAWLESLEQRLLERAEPGHDNYSAMAIFVDGSPT; this is encoded by the coding sequence ATGACCACCCTAACCTTTCGCACCGCCCAGTTAAGCGTCGCCGGCGGGCGCACTCTGAATGAGGACGCACTGGGGCAAGGCGAAGGCATCTGGGTGCTGGCCGATGGTCTCGGCGGTCACGGTGGCGGCGAGATCGCCTCGCGCCTTGCCGTCAACGCGGTTCTTGCCACCACCCAGGTCGCCAGCACCGGTCTGCCCGATCTGACCGAGATTATCGCCGCTGCCCACCAGGCCCTGGTCGATGGTCAGCAAGAGGCCGCGCGTCTGGTCGCCATGCGCACCACTCTGGTGCTGTTGTGCAGCGATGGCCGCAACGCCCGCTGGGCGCATGTCGGCGACAGTCGGCTGTATGGCTTTCGCGCCGGGCACCTGTGGGTGCAGACCGCCGATCACAGCGTGCCCCAGGTGCTGGCACTGGCCGGGGAGATTACACTGGAGCAGATCCGTGGTCACGCGGATCGCAACCGCCTGCTGCGCTGTCTGGGACAGGAGCGCCCACCCAAGCCAGCGCTGTCCGAGGCCACAGTCGCGCTGCAACCGGGCGATGTCTTTCTGCTGTGCAGCGATGGCTTCTGGGAATGGGTCGATGAGGAAGAAATGCAGCAGACGCTGGCCGAGACCAGCGAGCCAACGGCCTGGCTTGAAAGCCTGGAGCAGCGCCTGCTTGAGCGCGCCGAACCCGGCCATGACAACTACAGCGCCATGGCCATTTTCGTCGACGGATCGCCGACCTGA
- a CDS encoding YfaP family protein has product MLKRRSREISIFNLSMLDVFASAMAAFLIIMIILLPYYERDAIADQSRIAELQQALDATQAELASAEAAREAAEAETQSARAEAERQRQQAESLVSRLARTFLVLYIRWNTLDDIDLHVIDPSGAEFYFEHKTRPGRPGELSEDTINGPGNEVWEVRDAPPGRYQIFAQLYKDKDARKPAVVQGRVFHRDGSNAFPTVRLNRTSESALITTIQVDADGNVMLR; this is encoded by the coding sequence ATGCTCAAGCGCCGCAGCCGCGAGATTTCGATTTTCAACCTATCGATGCTCGATGTGTTCGCGAGCGCGATGGCAGCCTTTCTGATCATCATGATCATTCTGCTGCCCTACTACGAGCGCGACGCCATCGCCGATCAATCCCGCATCGCCGAATTGCAGCAGGCACTGGATGCCACCCAGGCCGAGCTGGCGAGTGCCGAGGCGGCGCGAGAAGCCGCTGAGGCGGAGACCCAGAGCGCACGCGCCGAGGCCGAGCGCCAACGGCAGCAGGCTGAGAGCCTGGTCAGCCGGCTGGCGCGCACCTTTCTGGTGCTCTATATCCGCTGGAACACGCTCGACGATATCGATCTGCATGTGATCGACCCCAGCGGCGCTGAGTTCTATTTCGAGCACAAAACCCGCCCCGGGCGCCCCGGAGAGCTGAGCGAGGATACGATTAATGGACCTGGCAACGAGGTCTGGGAAGTGCGCGATGCCCCGCCGGGCCGCTACCAGATCTTCGCCCAGCTCTACAAAGACAAGGATGCTCGCAAGCCGGCTGTCGTGCAGGGCCGCGTCTTTCATCGCGACGGAAGCAACGCCTTTCCGACCGTGCGGCTCAACCGCACGAGTGAGTCCGCGCTCATCACGACCATCCAGGTCGATGCCGACGGTAATGTGATGTTGCGCTAA
- a CDS encoding FHA domain-containing protein: MPMKPCGKGHFYDDSAHSTCPYCGVDLNIGATVGVSESVAQHVEMEASVTRAAGRAGAPPQRDDGVTRYVWSEKLGGIDPVVGWLVCIAGPDKGRDFRIHSERNFIGRAPTMDIAIASDASISRENHAVISYNPKKNRFSLAPGDSRGLVYLNDDEVLAAEVLTAYDQIELGASKLLFVPFCGEPFRWSDGD; encoded by the coding sequence ATGCCTATGAAGCCTTGCGGAAAGGGACATTTCTATGACGACAGCGCGCACTCGACCTGCCCTTACTGCGGCGTCGATTTGAACATCGGTGCGACCGTTGGCGTCTCCGAATCGGTGGCGCAGCATGTTGAGATGGAGGCTTCGGTAACCCGCGCTGCCGGTCGCGCCGGGGCGCCGCCGCAGCGCGACGACGGCGTCACCCGCTACGTCTGGTCTGAGAAACTTGGTGGCATCGATCCGGTTGTCGGCTGGCTGGTGTGCATCGCGGGGCCGGACAAGGGGCGGGATTTTCGTATCCATAGTGAGCGCAATTTCATCGGGCGTGCACCAACCATGGATATCGCCATTGCCAGCGATGCCAGCATCAGTCGCGAGAATCATGCCGTGATCAGCTACAACCCGAAGAAGAACCGCTTCAGCCTCGCGCCCGGCGACAGCCGTGGACTGGTGTATCTGAACGATGACGAAGTCCTCGCCGCCGAGGTGCTGACGGCCTATGACCAGATCGAGCTGGGCGCGAGCAAATTGCTGTTCGTGCCCTTCTGCGGCGAGCCCTTCCGCTGGTCGGATGGGGACTAA
- a CDS encoding FHA domain-containing protein produces the protein MAALTTKIHIGRDPRCEIALNHHTVSSQHAELSFLGDGKLLLTDCRSRNGTFLIAANGQRQRLHQALVSPMDQVDFGEARLRVREILEAWRLKSPATAPKAEAADGSAPEARPAPGESLERCHCGAIKVVDGTCPACGQ, from the coding sequence TTGGCCGCGCTCACCACCAAGATCCACATCGGTCGCGATCCGCGCTGCGAGATCGCGCTCAACCATCATACTGTCAGCAGCCAGCATGCCGAGCTGAGCTTTCTGGGCGACGGCAAACTGCTGCTCACCGACTGCCGCAGCCGCAACGGCACCTTTCTGATCGCGGCGAACGGCCAGCGTCAACGCCTGCATCAGGCTCTGGTCTCGCCCATGGACCAGGTTGATTTCGGCGAGGCACGCCTGCGGGTGCGCGAGATTCTCGAAGCCTGGCGGCTCAAGTCACCAGCCACCGCGCCCAAGGCCGAAGCCGCAGACGGGTCAGCGCCAGAGGCGCGGCCCGCGCCCGGCGAGTCGCTGGAACGCTGTCACTGCGGCGCCATCAAGGTCGTGGATGGCACTTGCCCCGCCTGTGGCCAATGA
- a CDS encoding MotA/TolQ/ExbB proton channel family protein, protein MTEPTPLPAAASRVPPAWLVRVLALLCALVFIALPSLLLPAGDPVAVLLLDHHALPPPNSPFVYPFTIQNLMHLLLFAGFGELFVRWRVLRDESALLAAHLLPEDPRVVLQSHDLPAIRARVAGRHDGEQGVLPGLIDLCILQFQSSRSVDQVVSVLNSSLELIAHRVDLCYAMLRYLVWVIPTIGFIGTVIGIALALNLIDPSAGTQPLGEIAKALGVSFYTTLVALIESAILVLLLNLVQTREERIINQAGHYTLVNLVNRLYAG, encoded by the coding sequence ATGACTGAGCCGACACCTCTGCCCGCCGCCGCCAGCCGCGTCCCGCCGGCCTGGCTGGTGCGCGTCCTGGCGCTGCTGTGCGCCCTGGTGTTCATTGCCCTGCCGAGCTTGCTGTTGCCTGCCGGCGACCCGGTCGCGGTTTTGCTCCTCGACCATCACGCGCTGCCGCCGCCCAATTCGCCTTTCGTCTATCCCTTCACCATCCAGAATCTAATGCACCTGCTGCTGTTCGCCGGCTTTGGCGAGCTGTTCGTGCGCTGGCGTGTGCTGCGCGATGAATCCGCCCTGCTCGCCGCGCATCTGCTGCCCGAAGACCCGCGCGTGGTGCTGCAAAGCCACGACCTGCCAGCGATTCGCGCGCGCGTTGCCGGTCGCCACGATGGCGAACAGGGCGTGCTGCCGGGGCTGATCGACCTGTGCATCCTGCAATTCCAGTCGAGCCGCTCGGTCGATCAAGTGGTCAGTGTGCTCAACTCCAGCCTGGAGTTGATCGCCCACCGGGTTGATCTGTGCTACGCCATGCTGCGTTATCTGGTCTGGGTCATTCCCACCATCGGTTTCATCGGCACCGTGATCGGCATCGCGCTGGCGCTGAATCTGATCGATCCCAGCGCCGGCACGCAGCCCTTGGGCGAAATCGCCAAGGCACTGGGCGTAAGCTTCTACACAACGCTGGTTGCCCTGATCGAAAGCGCCATCCTGGTGCTGCTCCTCAATCTGGTGCAAACGCGCGAGGAGCGGATAATCAACCAAGCCGGCCACTATACGCTGGTCAATCTGGTCAACCGGCTTTACGCGGGGTGA
- a CDS encoding TOBE domain-containing protein, whose product MPKSRKSPGPVARSALSQASKVAAKGPLVVAGQLWLQIDEIAFLGEERIALLEQIDACGSITRAAQAVGISYKAAWDAVDAMNTLAPSAVVVTATGGRGGGGTRLTDEGHRLIAAFRTIAAEYRRFLADVNAALDDAGVDLNLLRRLSLHSSARNQFFGRVVAVSARMVDAEVEFELPGDHRLRAGITNESVESLGLRPGREVWALVKAVAVAIEHPSAPTPAGFNRLCGEVERITRSDGPAEVVLALAGGVRVSGVIAAEQLAQHGIREGEVACALFSGTSVIVGISD is encoded by the coding sequence ATGCCAAAATCTCGCAAGTCACCAGGCCCAGTTGCGCGATCAGCTCTCTCGCAGGCGTCAAAGGTCGCTGCGAAAGGTCCGCTGGTGGTGGCGGGCCAGCTCTGGCTTCAGATTGATGAGATTGCTTTTCTTGGCGAGGAGCGGATCGCGCTGCTGGAGCAGATCGACGCCTGCGGCTCCATCACCCGCGCAGCTCAGGCGGTCGGGATCAGCTACAAGGCCGCCTGGGATGCGGTCGATGCGATGAATACTCTCGCCCCTTCGGCCGTGGTGGTGACCGCCACCGGGGGGCGCGGTGGGGGCGGTACCCGCCTGACTGATGAAGGCCATCGCCTGATTGCCGCCTTCCGCACCATCGCCGCAGAGTATCGCCGCTTTCTCGCTGACGTGAATGCGGCGCTCGACGATGCCGGAGTCGACCTGAATCTGCTGCGGCGATTGTCCCTTCACAGCAGCGCGCGCAATCAGTTTTTTGGCCGCGTGGTCGCGGTCAGCGCGCGCATGGTAGATGCAGAAGTTGAATTCGAGCTGCCGGGCGATCACCGCCTGCGCGCGGGCATCACCAACGAAAGTGTCGAGTCCCTTGGCCTGCGCCCGGGGCGCGAGGTGTGGGCGCTAGTCAAGGCGGTGGCCGTGGCCATTGAGCATCCCTCAGCGCCGACACCGGCCGGCTTCAATCGGCTCTGTGGTGAGGTAGAGCGCATTACCCGCAGCGACGGCCCCGCCGAGGTGGTTCTTGCCCTCGCTGGTGGCGTCCGGGTAAGCGGCGTTATTGCGGCTGAACAGCTAGCGCAGCACGGCATCCGCGAAGGCGAAGTGGCCTGCGCGCTATTCTCCGGCACCAGTGTGATCGTCGGCATCAGCGACTGA
- a CDS encoding TOBE domain-containing protein has translation MKISARNQLRGKVVAVTLGAVNAEVRLVLGGGQEIVAIVTRESVQSLGIQPETEVVALFKASSVLVMTDDTGMRLSARNRLPGKVIALKKGPVHAEVTLALASGEQVRASITHDACDELGLAEGVEATALIKAPLVVLGVPT, from the coding sequence ATGAAAATTAGTGCACGCAACCAACTTCGCGGCAAAGTCGTCGCGGTTACCCTTGGTGCCGTCAATGCCGAGGTTCGGCTGGTCCTGGGCGGTGGTCAGGAAATTGTCGCCATCGTTACCAGGGAGAGCGTCCAATCCTTAGGTATTCAGCCTGAAACAGAGGTGGTCGCACTGTTCAAGGCGTCCTCAGTGCTGGTGATGACCGATGACACCGGCATGCGTCTGTCAGCGCGTAACCGTCTCCCCGGAAAGGTCATCGCGCTCAAAAAAGGGCCGGTGCATGCCGAGGTGACCCTTGCCCTGGCCTCTGGCGAGCAGGTGCGGGCCAGTATCACCCACGATGCCTGCGATGAACTAGGGCTGGCGGAAGGCGTTGAGGCCACCGCCCTGATCAAGGCACCCTTGGTGGTGCTGGGCGTGCCAACCTGA